In the Candidatus Schekmanbacteria bacterium genome, TTGTTTAATAATAAAAAAGTTTTAAAAACATATTGAAAAAGGAGATTATAATATTATTGTATTTCTATTAAATTGAATGTTTTTTCAATTTTTTAGAAAGGAGTAGAATATGAAAGAAGAAGAAATTGGTGTTGTGGATAATTATTTTAATAAAGTTGGTGTAGCGGCAATAAAAATTACATCAGGGACATTATCCATAGGAGACAAAATCAGGTTTTTGGGAAACACAACCGATTTTGAACAAACAGTAGAATCTATGCAGATTGAGCATCAACCTGTTGAGAAGGTTTCAGCAGGTGATATGGTTGGTATAAAGACAACGGATAGGGTGAGAAAACTTGACAAAGTTTTAAAGATATCAGAGTAAATACCTTGTTGATTTAATTTTTGAAAA is a window encoding:
- a CDS encoding translation elongation factor-like protein, with the translated sequence MKEEEIGVVDNYFNKVGVAAIKITSGTLSIGDKIRFLGNTTDFEQTVESMQIEHQPVEKVSAGDMVGIKTTDRVRKLDKVLKISE